Below is a window of Escherichia coli DSM 30083 = JCM 1649 = ATCC 11775 DNA.
TTTATCGCTGAAAATGGTTTGTTTATAATAAAATTTGAGAACTTACTCATTAAATTTAACTCAAATTTTGCCTGGTAATTATCCGGTAATTGCTTGAAATATAGTCTCAGCCCCTTTTTTGTATTAACCACATAAAGAATGATGTTATCGCCATAAAATATGGTTATCCCCGTCATTTTTTTTGACAAAAATCAGGGTTTATGCTGATTTTTCATACTTTAACTTGTTGATACTTAAGGGTATTTAATTTTGGTAACGATGCCATGGAAAGTATTGAAAGTTAATTTGTGAGTGGTCGCACATATCCTGTTCATTTCATTTTGATACACTTCATGCCGTCAATGAGGTAATTAACGTAGGTCGTTATGAGCACTATTCTTCTTCCGAAAATGCAGCACCTGGTAGTCTTTCAGGAAGTTATTAGAAGTGGTTCTATCGGCTCGGCTGCAAAAGAGTTAGGGTTAACTCAACCGGCCGTCAGTAAAATCATTAACGATATTGAAGATTATTTTGGTGTGGAGTTAGTGGTGCGGAAAAATACCGGTGTAACATTAACACCTGCCGGTCAATTGTTACTCTCCCGTTCCGAATCCATTACCCGTGAAATGAAAAATATGGTTAATGAGATAAGCGGTATGTCTTCTGAGGCGGTGGTGGAAGTCTCATTTGGTTTTCCTTCATTGATTGGTTTTACTTTTATGTCAGGGATGATCAACAAGTTCAAAGAGGTGTTCCCGAAAGCGCAGGTTTCTATGTATGAAGCGCAACTGTCTTCGTTCTTACCGGCAATCCGCGACGGCCGACTGGATTTTGCGATTGGTACGTTAAGCGCAGAAATGAAGCTTCAGGATTTACATGTTGAGCCGCTGTTCGAGTCCGAGTTTGTGCTGGTAGCCAGTAAGTCCCGAACATGCACCGGCACCACCACGCTGGAGTCGTTGAAGAACGAACAGTGGGTGTT
It encodes the following:
- the tdcA gene encoding transcriptional regulator TdcA: MSTILLPKMQHLVVFQEVIRSGSIGSAAKELGLTQPAVSKIINDIEDYFGVELVVRKNTGVTLTPAGQLLLSRSESITREMKNMVNEISGMSSEAVVEVSFGFPSLIGFTFMSGMINKFKEVFPKAQVSMYEAQLSSFLPAIRDGRLDFAIGTLSAEMKLQDLHVEPLFESEFVLVASKSRTCTGTTTLESLKNEQWVLPQTTMGYYSELLTTLQRNGISIENIVKTDSVVTIYNLVLNADFLTVIPCDMTSPFGSNQFITIPVEETLPVAQYAAVWSKNYRIKKAASVLVELAKEYSSYNGCRRRQLIEVD